A segment of the Superficieibacter sp. HKU1 genome:
GCCGATCGATACCTATAAGAAAGATCTCGACGGCATTACCGATGAGCCGCTGCATTATGACTGGGAAACGCTGCGCGAATCCGTCAAAACGCACGGTCTGCGTAACTCCACGCTGTCAGCCCTGATGCCGTCTGAAACCTCGTCGCAGATTTCAAACGCCACTAACGGCATTGAACCGCCGCGCGGCCATGTGAGCATCAAAGCGTCGAAAGACGGCATTCTGCGCCAGGTAGTGCCGGATTATGAGCTGTTGAAAGACCAGTACGAACTGCTGTGGGAAATGCCGAATAACGACGGCTATCTGCAGCTGGTGGGAATTATGCAGAAGTTTATCGACCAGTCGATTTCTGCCAACACCAACTACGATCCGACGCGTTTCCCGTCAGGTAAAGTGCCAATGCAGCAATTGCTGAAAGACCTGCTCACCGCCTACAAATTTGGCGTGAAAACGCTGTACTATCAGAACACCCGCGACGGCGCGGAAGATGCTCAGGACGATCTGGCACCGTCTATTCAGGACGATGGCTGCGAAAGCGGCGCGTGTAAGATCTGATGAACTCTGCCGGGTGGCGCTACGCTTACCCGGCCTACGGTTTCACGGTTTGAAGGCCGGATCCGCTATCCGGCACGCATCCCACAAAGGACTCACTTTCATGGCATACACCACCTTTTCACAGACGAAAAATGATCAGCTGCTGGAACCGATGTTTTTCGGCCAGCCGGTGAACGTGGCACGCTACGATCAGCAAAAATATGACATCTTCGAAAAGCTGATTGAAAAGCAACTCTCCTTCTTCTGGCGCCCTGAAGAAGTCGACGTCTCCCGCGACCGCATTGACTACCAGGCGCTGCCGGAGCACGAAAAACACATCTTTATCAGCAACCTGAAATACCAGACGCTGCTGGACTCTATTCAGGGACGCAGCCCGAACGTGGCTTTGCTGCCGCTGATCTCGATCCCTGAACTGGAAACCTGGGTAGAGACCTGGGCCTTCTCCGAAACGATCCACTCACGCTCTTATACGCATATCATCCGTAATATCGTTAACGATCCGGCGATTGTATTTGACGATATTGTCACCAATGAGCAGATCCAGAAGCGTGCTGACGGCATTTCCAGCTATTACGATGAATTAATCGAGATGACCAGCTACTGGCATCTGCTGGGCGAAGGCACGCACCAGGTGAAGGGTAAAACCGTCACGGTTAACCTGCATGAGCTGAAGAAAAAACTCTACTTGTGTCTGATGAGCGTGAACGCGCTGGAGGCCATCCGCTTCTACGTCAGCTTCGCCTGCTCATTTGCCTTCGCCGAGCGTGAACTGATGGAAGGCAACGCCAAGATTATCCGCTTGATCGCCCGCGACGAAGCGCTGCACCTGACCGGCACTCAGCATATGCTGAACCTGCTGCGCTCCGGAACCGACGATCCGGAGATGGCGGTAATCGCTGAAGAGTGCAAACAGGAATGCTATGACCTGTTCGTACAGGCGGCGTTGCAGGAGAAAGAGTGGGCAGGCTATCTGTTCCGCGATGGCTCTATGATTGGCCTGAACAAAGATATTCTGTGCCAGTACATTGAGTACATCACCAATATCCGCATGCAGGCCGTGGGTCTGGATTTGCCGTTCCAGACCCGCTCGAACCCTATTCCGTGGATCAATACCTGGCTGGTGTCCGACAACGTACAGGTTGCACCGCAGGAAGTGGAAGTCAGTTCTTATCTGGTCGGTCAGATTGACTCTGAGGTCAATACCGACGACCTGAGCGATTTCCAGCTCTGATGAGCCGGGTCACGCTGTGCATCACTGGCACCCATTTGCTGTGCCAGGATGAGCACCCGTCGCTGCTGGCGGCGCTGGAATTTCATCAGGTGACGGTGGAATACCAGTGTCGTGAAGGGTACTGCGGCTCCTGTCGCACCCGGCTGGTGGCAGGTCAGGTCGAATGGCTGACGCAACCGCTGGCATTCATTCAGCCCGGCGAGATTTTGCCCTGCTGTTGCAGGGCGAAAGGCGATATTGAAATTGAGATTTAAGCGGCTTAATGCAGTTCTCTGGTGGAAACCAGCTTGACGTTGCCGCGCATTTTCATCTGTACGATATACAGCGCACCAGCAAGTACCACCACCACCGCGCCTACCAGATAAATCGCCCGATACCCTGCCCCCTCAACCATCAAGCCCATAATAAAGGCACCCATGGCCATG
Coding sequences within it:
- the nrdB gene encoding class Ia ribonucleoside-diphosphate reductase subunit beta — encoded protein: MAYTTFSQTKNDQLLEPMFFGQPVNVARYDQQKYDIFEKLIEKQLSFFWRPEEVDVSRDRIDYQALPEHEKHIFISNLKYQTLLDSIQGRSPNVALLPLISIPELETWVETWAFSETIHSRSYTHIIRNIVNDPAIVFDDIVTNEQIQKRADGISSYYDELIEMTSYWHLLGEGTHQVKGKTVTVNLHELKKKLYLCLMSVNALEAIRFYVSFACSFAFAERELMEGNAKIIRLIARDEALHLTGTQHMLNLLRSGTDDPEMAVIAEECKQECYDLFVQAALQEKEWAGYLFRDGSMIGLNKDILCQYIEYITNIRMQAVGLDLPFQTRSNPIPWINTWLVSDNVQVAPQEVEVSSYLVGQIDSEVNTDDLSDFQL
- the yfaE gene encoding class I ribonucleotide reductase maintenance protein YfaE, coding for MSRVTLCITGTHLLCQDEHPSLLAALEFHQVTVEYQCREGYCGSCRTRLVAGQVEWLTQPLAFIQPGEILPCCCRAKGDIEIEI